The Camelina sativa cultivar DH55 chromosome 14, Cs, whole genome shotgun sequence genome includes a window with the following:
- the LOC104739162 gene encoding uncharacterized protein LOC104739162, with protein sequence MKKQLMIVVMLVTFFVVFLDVNQVEAMRPFPTAVDEIRFVFQSLQRGPVSGSGRNGCTNIPRGTRRCHG encoded by the coding sequence atgaagaaacaaCTAATGATCGTTGTTATGTTAGTTACCTTTTTCGTTGTTTTCTTGGACGTCAATCAAGTTGAAGCCATGAGGCCGTTCCCAACAGCTGTAGATGAGATCCGGTTTGTGTTCCAATCGCTGCAAAGGGGTCCAGTAAGCGGGTCAGGTCGAAATGGTTGCACCAACATTCCCCGTGGTACACGTAGGTGCCATGGTTGA
- the LOC104739167 gene encoding pentatricopeptide repeat-containing protein At1g06140, mitochondrial, with product MLPVNRSRALLSILTQTKTLQHTQQVHAKVIIHGFEYDVVLGSSVTNAYIQSNRLDFATAAFNRIPCRKRNRYSWNTILSGYSKSKSCCYSDVLLLYNRMRRHCDGVDSFNLVFAIKACVGLGVLENGMLIHGLAMKNGLDKDDYVAPSLVEMYAQFGNMESAHKVFDEITVRNSVLWGVLMKGYLKYSKDSEVFRLFYLMRDKGITLHALALICLVKACGNVFAGKEGKSVHGLSIRRNFLDESDYLQASTVDMYVKCRLLDDARNLFERSVDRNVVMWTTLISGFAKCERAVEAFDLFRKMLRELILPNQCTLAALLVSCSSLGSPKQGKSVHGYMIRNEIEMDAVNVTSFVDMYARCGNIQMAQKVFDVMPERNVISWSSMINAFGINGLFEEALDCFDKMKSQNLVPNSVTFVSLLSACSHSGNVKEGWKQFESMTRDYGIAPEEEHYACMVDLLGRAGEIGEAKSFIENMPVKPMASAWGALLSACRIHKEVDLAEEIAEKLLTVEPDKSSVYVLLSNIYADAGMWEMVDCVRRKMGMKGYRKPMGLSATEVG from the coding sequence ATGTTACCGGTGAACAGAAGCAGAGCTCTTTTATCAATCCTGACCCAAACCAAAACGCTACAACATACCCAGCAGGTTCACGCCAAGGTCATAATCCATGGTTTCGAATATGACGTTGTTCTGGGATCCAGTGTCACTAACGCTTATATCCAATCGAATCGTCTCGATTTCGCCACCGCTGCTTTCAATCGAATCCCTTGTCGGAAAAGGAATCGGTATTCCTGGAACACGATCCTCTCTGGTTACTCCAAATCCAAGAGTTGTTGTTATAGTGACGTCTTGCTTCTTTACAATCGCATGCGGAGGCATTGTGATGGCGTTGATAGTTTCAATTTGGTGTTCGCGATCAAAGCTTGTGTTGGTTTAGGGGTTTTAGAAAATGGGATGTTGATTCATGGCTTGGCGATGAAGAACGGGTTGGATAAGGATGATTACGTTGCTCCGTCCTTGGTTGAGATGTATGCTCAATTCGGTAATATGGAAAGTGCGCAcaaggtgttcgacgaaattaCTGTGAGAAACTCAGTTCTTTGGGGAGTTCTGATGAAAGGATATCTGAAATACTCTAAAGACTCAGAAGTGTTTCGTTTGTTTTATCTCATGAGAGACAAAGGTATAACGCTCCATGCGCTTGCATTGATATGTTTGGTAAAAGCTTGTGGGAATGTTTTTGCTGGTAAAGAAGGCAAATCAGTGCATGGATTATCCATTAGAAGGAACTTTCTAGATGAGAGTGATTATTTACAAGCCTCCACTGTAGATATGTATGTGAAATGTAGACTGTTGGATGATGCTCGTAATCTATTTGAAAGGAGTGTTGATAGGAATGTGGTGATGTGGACTACGCTGATATCTGGGTTTGCAAAGTGTGAGAGAGCTGTTGAAGCATTTGATCTGTTTAGGAAGATGCTTAGAGAATTGATACTTCCAAACCAATGTACTTTGGCGGCACTTCTTGTTTCTTGCTCGAGCTTGGGATCTCCAAAGCAGGGGAAGAGTGTTCATGGCTACATGATAAGGAATGAGATTGAAATGGATGCTGTGAATGTTACATCTTTCGTTGATATGTATGCTAGATGCGGGAATATTCAAATGGCTCAGAAGGTTTTTGATGTGATGCCAGAGAGAAATGTGATATCGTGGAGCTCGATGATCAATGCTTTTGGGATAAATGGTCTGTTCGAGGAAGCTCTGGATTGTTTTGATAAAATGAAGTCACAAAACCTAGTTCCCAATTCTGTGACATTTGTTTCACTTTTGTCAGCCTGTAGCCATTCGGGAAATGTCAAAGAAGGATGGAAGCAGTTTGAGTCGATGACAAGAGACTATGGAATTGCGCCAGAGGAAGAACATTATGCGTGCATGGTAGATTTGCTAGGTCGAGCTGGTGAAATTGGGGAAGCTAAGTCATTTATTGAGAATATGCCTGTGAAACCAATGGCCAGTGCTTGGGGAGCTCTTCTGAGTGCTTGTAGAATCCATAAAGAAGTCGACTTAGCAGAAGAAATCGCAGAAAAGCTTTTAACTGTGGAACCCGATAAATCAAGTGTCTACGTCTTGCTTTCTAACATATATGCTGATGCTGGTATGTGGGAGATGGTGGATTGTGTGAGAAGGAAAATGGGCATGAAAGGATATAGAAAACCCATGGGACTATCTGCAACTGAAGTCGGCTAG
- the LOC104739164 gene encoding uncharacterized protein LOC104739164 encodes MMMKKQLILGVILLGLLMIFLNTTQVEAARPDGEIRFVFQLLQRGQVPGSGPNGCTNIPGGSGRCRP; translated from the coding sequence atgatgatgaagaaacaatTGATACTTGGAGTAATCTTGCTCGGGCTCTTAATGATTTTCTTGAACACCACACAAGTCGAAGCCGCTAGACCCGACGGTGAGATTCGATTCGTGTTTCAGTTGCTACAACGGGGTCAGGTTCCAGGGTCAGGTCCAAACGGTTGCACAAACATCCCAGGAGGTTCGGGCAGGTGCCGCCCGTGA
- the LOC109125009 gene encoding pentatricopeptide repeat-containing protein At1g06145-like: protein MNASANVRSLRAHSHHLLLLRGCSTSLFQNLPILQLIKQCSTPKLLESALAAMIKMSQNEDCHLMNQFITACTSFNRLDLAVSSMIQMQAPNVFVYNALIKGFVTCSHPIRSLEFYVRMLRDSVSPSSYTYSSLVKASAFASGFGESLQAHIWKFGFGFHVQIQTTLIGFYSASGRIREARKVFDEMPERDDITWTTMVSAYRQVLDMESASSLANLMPTKNVATWNCLIDGYTKLGNLVLAESLFNQMPVKDIISWTTMINGFSHNKRYGEAVAVFYRMTEEGIIPDEVTMSTVISACAHLGVLEIGKEVHMYTAQKRFVLDVYIGSALVDMYSKCGSLERALVIFFNLPKKNLFCWNSIIEGLAAHGCAPEALKMFAKMKSESVKPNSVTFVSVLTACTHAGLVEEGRRIYHSMIDDYSIVSNVEHYGCMVHLFSKAGLIYEALELIGDMEFKPNAVIWGALLDGCRIHKNLEIAEIAFNKLMVLEPTNSGYYFLLVSMYAEENRWRDVAEVRGRMKELGIEKICPGTSSIRIDKRDHMFAAADKSHSASDEVFLLLDEIYEQTGLAGYVQETENVY, encoded by the coding sequence GTAGTCTTCGGGCTCActctcaccatcttcttctcctccgagGTTGCTCAACTTCCCTCTTCCAAAATCTTCCAATTTTACAACTAATCAAGCAATGCTCGACCCCCAAGCTTCTGGAGTCTGCTTTAGCCGCCATGATCAAGATGAGCCAAAACGAAGACTGTCACTTAATGAACCAATTCATCACCGCTTGCACTTCCTTTAACCGTCTTGATCTTGCAGTTTCCTCCATGATCCAGATGCAGGCACCTAATGTTTTCGTCTACAACGCGTTGATTAAAGGCTTCGTTACTTGTTCCCACCCGATTCGATCTCTGGAATTCTATGTTCGTATGCTCAGAGACTCTGTTTCTCCATCTAGCTACACTTACTCTTCACTGGTAAAGGCTTCTGCTTTCGCTTCTGGGTTTGGGGAATCACTTCAGGCGCACATCTGGAAATTTGGGTTTGGGTTCCATGTTCAAATTCAGACGACTCTTATCGGTTTTTATTCAGCCTCTGGAAGAATCAGGGAAGCCAGGaaagtgtttgatgaaatgcctgaAAGAGATGATATTACTTGGACTACGATGGTTTCAGCTTATCGCCAGGTCTTGGATATGGAATCTGCGAGTTCTTTAGCTAACCTAATGCCGACGAAGAATGTGGCTACGTGGAACTGTTTGATTGATGGATATACGAAATTAGGCAATCTGGTGCTAGCAGAGTCATTGTTTAATCAGATGCCTGTGAAGGATATAATCTCATGGACCACTATGATCAACGGTTTCTCGCACAACAAGAGATATGGTGAAGCAGTTGCAGTGTTCTACAGAATGACGGAGGAAGGGATTATTCCTGATGAGGTCACTATGTCAACTGTTATTTCAGCTTGTGCCCATCTCGGTGTGCTAGAAATAGGTAAGGAGGTTCATATGTACACGGCGCAGAAAAGGTTTGTTCTTGATGTTTACATTGGTTCTGCGCTAGTGGATATGTATTCTAAATGCGGTAGCCTAGAGCGGGCACTTGTGATATTCTTCAATTTGCCAAAAAAGAATCTCTTTTGTTGGAACTCGATCATTGAAGGGCTGGCGGCTCATGGTTGTGCACCAGAAGCACTGAAAATGTTTGCCAAGATGAAGTCGGAGTCAGTCAAACCTAACAGTGTCACTTTCGTGAGTGTTCTAACTGCGTGTACTCACGCAGGTCTTGTAGAGGAAGGTCGGAGAATATATCATAGCATGATTGATGACTATTCCATTGTCTCTAATGTTGAACATTATGGATGTATGGTTCATCTGTTCAGCAAAGCTGGGTTGATCTATGAGGCTCTTGAATTGATTGGAGATATGGAGTTTAAACCAAATGCGGTTATCTGGGGGGCCTTGCTTGATGGGTGCAGGATTCACAAGAATCTAGAGATAGCTGAGATTGCGTTTAACAAACTGATGGTTTTGGAGCCAACGAATAGTGGGtattatttccttttagttagcaTGTATGCAGAAGAAAACAGGTGGAGAGATGTTGCAGAGGTTAGAGGAAGGATGAAAGAGTTGGGTATAGAAAAGATATGTCCTGGAACAAGTTCGATCCGGATAGATAAACGAGATCATATGTTTGCTGCAGCTGATAAGTCTCACTCAGCTTCAGATGAAGTTTTCTTGTTGCTTGATGAGATATATGAGCAGACGGGATTAGCTGGATATGTTCAGGAAACTGAGAATGTATATTAA